From Carnobacterium alterfunditum DSM 5972:
GGAACTTTTTTGATTATCTTGAATTTGGCATCGGTCACTTAATGAATAAATAAAACAAATCCATTAAAAAGTAAAGTACGAACGTATTCAACGAACATCAATTGAATACGTTGAAACAAGAATTTTTTATCAACTTTCAATCTCATTTGAGTTATGGTCAGCCTCATTAAAAATAGAAGGTTTTTCAATCAGCGCTAAAACTTTATCTATTATGAGTGCAGATGCATGCGGATGGAAGTGGTTTTCCATTTGATCGGTCAAATTTTTTGCTAAAAGAGGTTGTTTTAATAAAATTGAAATAGCTGGTACAATCTCATCTTCTGATTTTGTAACAATGGCCATTCCTTCTTTTTCGAAAAATCTTGCATTATCTTTTTCTTGTCCAGGAACAGCAGGTGTTAAAACTAAAGGGATTCGAATTGCCAGAGCTTCTGAAAGAGAAATCCCCCCAGCTTTGGTAACCATAATGTCAGATTGATTCATTAAATCGGCCATATTTGAAACGTACCCAAGAATGGTTACGTTACCATCACTTTTATAAGCTTGCATAAGTTCATTGGAAAGTAGTTTATTAGAACCGCAGACGACTGTTATATGCAAATTTTCTTTCACTTTTAATTCTTCGATAATTTTAGCTAAATCTTTTACTACTCCGTAAGCACCAGCAGAAATTAGTAAGTTCTTTGTTTGAATGGAGATATCAGACTCATGAGAAGAAGGCTTATCATAAAGGTAAAATTCTTCTTTTATAGGAATACCTGATACGGTAATTTTATTTTCATTTATTCCAGTATCTACTAATTCTTTCTTCAAACTATCACAAGCTACAAAAAAATAATCGATGCCGTCTGAAATCCAGCGGGTATGCAAGCAGAAATCAGTTAATACATTAATAAATGGGATCACAGCCTTGGTACTTTTGGTATGCTGTTTGTAGATAGGCAAAGCTTGCATTGGAAAAGTATTGATCACAAGATCAAAATCATTTTCTTTCATCAGCTGACTGATACGCATATAACCATATCTGTCGATCATTCGATCAATTCTAAAATCAGTTAATCTAAAATCAGATTTATAATAAAGAAAACCATAGATGTTTTGCCCTTTAGTAAAACTTTTAATGTAAAGTTTCCTAGTAACGTTAGTCAAAACAGGATGTGCTTCGTAAAATAAATCTGATGTAATAATATTGGAGATGCCACGTTTATTTAATTCTGTAATTAGGGAACGAGTCACCTCAAGATGACCATTTCCATAACTTCCAGTTAAAATTAATATTTTAGGTGGTACTGACATTAACGTTTGCCTCCTTAGGTTAAAGATACGAAATTGTTACTGTACAATATTAAGCGGATTGACAGGTATTTCAATGCCCTCTTTTGTTAAAGCAGTTACGTATGCTTGAGAAAAAGCATTCTGTATTTCATATTCATGTCCATGTAAGACAAATATCACAATTCTTACCCCGTAGTAACCATTTCCAAGATGAATCAAGCCTAAGCTAGTAGGAGGTTCGGTAATATCTGGATACTGTGGAACAATTTGATCATTCACATTTGCGATGATCAAATTTACTTTTTCGATATCAGTATTTGGTAAAAGCCGAATGTCAACTTGAGCACGCATGTCTTCACGTGATTTATTGCTTACGATAGTAATATAGCGATTAGGTACAAAGTTAAGCGTTCCATCAAAGCTTTTTACTTTAGTCGTTTTTAAATTCACATCAACAACAGTACCCGAAACAGTATCTAAGTTAACAATATCGCCGACGTCTATTTGCTTTTCAAGCAGCAGAAAAAACCCATTTACTATATCGCTGACGAATCCTTGAGCCCCAAGAGATAAAGCTAAACCGATGACCCCAGCCCCAGCAAGCAGAGTACCGACAGGAATACCAATAGCTGAAAGAATCGCATAGAATAAGAAAAAGCCTACAAAGGATTGAAATAAATTTTTGGTCAAATTATAGAGTGTATTTAAGCGATTTGTAGATATATCTTTTTTCTTTCGGTAATTTTCAAATGTTCGTTCAATAAAAAAGTTTCCAATGATTTTTACAACGAAAAAGAAAATCATGAAAAATAAAATTTGAATGACACTGGCTGTCACCATGGAAATAATACTGCTCCAATCGATTGAAGTCCAAAATTTCGAAAAAATATTGGTCTGTTCTGTAAAAGTATCAACAACATCAACTGCAATTGAACTATCTAATTGATTACTACTGTCCATAAACTAAATACTCCTTTAAATAAATATATTTCTATTTGAATGTTCTTTATCATAATAACAAATATCTAAGCAAAATTATAGTGACAGCTGTATTAAGAAAAGTCTAAATTTTTAAATGAAAATGAAAGAATAAAAATAACGAATATAATATAAAAGAAGGAGCATAAAAGTATTCGGTTTCGTTAGTGTAAAATAATTGTTGGAAAATAAAAAAAAGAAACAACTCCTGTGTTAAACTGTTTTTACCTACTAAAAACATAGAACAGGAGTTGTTCCTTAATGGATATTATACAGCATGTCATGACAGAAATCAGCAAAATGATGAGTAGAAATATTGAATTGACCCAAAATAAACAATTGCCTTTTAATGAATTGATTTCAAACGTTCAAGAAACAATGAATCAAGTAGGGATTGCATTGGTAGAAGATTATATTGTCCAACTGGACACTATTTTGAGAAAAGACACGACACGAAAAGAGTTGTATCATGTCCAACGGAACAAGGATCAGAAACTAATTGCGACTACTATGGGAGATATCATTCTAGACAGAACGTATTACAAAAACAAGCAAACAGGTGAGTTTTCTTATCTAGTGGATGATTATTTAGAACTCGAACCGCATGCCCGGATGGATTTAGGATTAACAGCTGCCATCTTAGAAAAAGCGAAAGATTTGTCGTATCAAAAAACAATCGATAGCTTTAAAAACATTTCAATCCATAGTCGGAGTTCAGTTATGAACGTTGTTCATAAACATTTAGTAGAGCCTACAGAAGCAGATTTACCAGCGCATAAGAAGTCCATCGACCGATTATATATTGAAGCAGATGAAGATCACGTGGCTTATCAAGATGGCACCAATCGCTTCATGAAATTGGTTTATGTCTATGAAGGACGGAAAGAATCCACGGGAATCACTAAAAGAGTTGAGTTACAGGGGAAACGCTACTTTACCGGTCTTTATCCAGATAATGATGACTTATGGGAAACTGTACTCGATTACTTGGAAGAAGCGTATGATTTAAATCAAGTAAAGAAAATCTACATTTCTGGCGATGGAGCAGCTTGGATTAAATCCGGTACGAAAATGATACCCAAAAGCGAATTTGTCTTAGATTATTTTCACTTATCAAAATACATTAAAAAAGCCTGTATAGGGCATCATGAATGGATTTCTAATCTCTATAGGTGGATTTATAGTAACGAAAAAGAGTTGCTTAAATTGTACTTTAAAACACGTTTAGATGATGATTTAAGAGAATCTGAAAGAAAAGCTTTAGAAGAATCAAGACGCTATATTCTAAGGCACTGGGAAGCCATCCAAAAGCAAAAAGATCCCAATTATTATGGTTGTAGTGCCGAAGGGCATATTAGTCACATTCTATCTGCTCGACTTAGCTCCCGACCATTAGGCTGGAGTTTAACCGGTGCAGAACATATTGCGAAATTGAGAGCCTACACTTTTAATGGTGGAGACATAAAAACAGCTTTAAAAAGAGAAAATAAAACACGTATTCGTCAACTAGCGATTAAAAAATTAGATAAACGAGTCAATCGGAAATACACCCAACAATTCCAACCAGTGTATGGAGGGCTTCCCGCGCTGACTCAGTATAAAAAAAGTCCGTTATCATTTGTATTAAAAGGAATACGTGGAAAATAGATTTTTAATGTGATTCCCTTCAAAGCTAAAAGGAATTTTTCCTTTTAGCTTTGAAGGGAATGAACCAAGCGGAGCGCGGTAGGCGATTCCTTAAGATAAAAAAGAACGATTTAGCTAGGAGAATTTTTTTCCAACAATAAATTGACACTATCTTCGGTTTCATATTATTTGATGTAAAAAATAAATAATGGTATTCTATACGTGTAGAAGATTTTTTATTTCTAAATAAAAAATGAAAAGATATAGAAGGAAGTGAGGAGTTTATATGACAGGTGGAGAAATTGCAGCATTGATAGCTGCTGTAGCTTTTGCAGCATTGGTTGTGTTTTTAATCATTGTATTGTTAAAAGTTTCTAAGGTAATTGGAGAAGTCCAAACAACAGTTAATGAAGCTAACAAAAGCATTAGTATACTAACAAAAGATGCGGATAGTCTTCTGATCGAAGTAGAAGGTTTATTAAATAAATCCAATGCTACATTAGATGATGTCAATGGGAAATTAGGTAAAACTGACCCAGTATTTAAAGCCATTGGTGATTTAGGGGCAACTGTTTCAAGTTTAAATGATTCTACTCGTAATTTAACTACACATGTCACTGGAGCAACTAAGAAAACAGCTCAAGCAGGCATGGTAAGCAAAATGGGTAAAACAGCAGTAAATATGAATAAAAAGCGTAAAAATAAAAAAGAGCACGTTTAAGTTATCAAATAAGAAACTAAAACATTCATAATGGATCAAGAAAAGGGGAGAAGTATAGATGGCTAAAAAATGTGGATTTCTTTTAGGAGCAATTATAGGCGCTGCAACGGCAGGAGTTACAGCTTTATTGTACGCACCAAAATCTGGTAAAGAATTACGTGAAGAGTTGAATCAACAAACAACTGATGCTAAAAGCTCAGCAAAAGAATATGCAGATATCGCTAAGGAAAAAGGAAAAGAAGTGAAAACTGTTGCTAAAGATGCATCAGATGAGATTAAAATCAGCTTGAAAGAATCAGCTTCCCAAATAAAAGAACAGTTAACACGTGCTTCAAAAGATGTAGGAGAAGAGTTGAATAGTCTTAAAAAATCAACAACAGACATA
This genomic window contains:
- a CDS encoding MGDG synthase family glycosyltransferase, with amino-acid sequence MSVPPKILILTGSYGNGHLEVTRSLITELNKRGISNIITSDLFYEAHPVLTNVTRKLYIKSFTKGQNIYGFLYYKSDFRLTDFRIDRMIDRYGYMRISQLMKENDFDLVINTFPMQALPIYKQHTKSTKAVIPFINVLTDFCLHTRWISDGIDYFFVACDSLKKELVDTGINENKITVSGIPIKEEFYLYDKPSSHESDISIQTKNLLISAGAYGVVKDLAKIIEELKVKENLHITVVCGSNKLLSNELMQAYKSDGNVTILGYVSNMADLMNQSDIMVTKAGGISLSEALAIRIPLVLTPAVPGQEKDNARFFEKEGMAIVTKSEDEIVPAISILLKQPLLAKNLTDQMENHFHPHASALIIDKVLALIEKPSIFNEADHNSNEIES
- a CDS encoding mechanosensitive ion channel family protein, with translation MDSSNQLDSSIAVDVVDTFTEQTNIFSKFWTSIDWSSIISMVTASVIQILFFMIFFFVVKIIGNFFIERTFENYRKKKDISTNRLNTLYNLTKNLFQSFVGFFLFYAILSAIGIPVGTLLAGAGVIGLALSLGAQGFVSDIVNGFFLLLEKQIDVGDIVNLDTVSGTVVDVNLKTTKVKSFDGTLNFVPNRYITIVSNKSREDMRAQVDIRLLPNTDIEKVNLIIANVNDQIVPQYPDITEPPTSLGLIHLGNGYYGVRIVIFVLHGHEYEIQNAFSQAYVTALTKEGIEIPVNPLNIVQ
- a CDS encoding ISLre2 family transposase — translated: MDIIQHVMTEISKMMSRNIELTQNKQLPFNELISNVQETMNQVGIALVEDYIVQLDTILRKDTTRKELYHVQRNKDQKLIATTMGDIILDRTYYKNKQTGEFSYLVDDYLELEPHARMDLGLTAAILEKAKDLSYQKTIDSFKNISIHSRSSVMNVVHKHLVEPTEADLPAHKKSIDRLYIEADEDHVAYQDGTNRFMKLVYVYEGRKESTGITKRVELQGKRYFTGLYPDNDDLWETVLDYLEEAYDLNQVKKIYISGDGAAWIKSGTKMIPKSEFVLDYFHLSKYIKKACIGHHEWISNLYRWIYSNEKELLKLYFKTRLDDDLRESERKALEESRRYILRHWEAIQKQKDPNYYGCSAEGHISHILSARLSSRPLGWSLTGAEHIAKLRAYTFNGGDIKTALKRENKTRIRQLAIKKLDKRVNRKYTQQFQPVYGGLPALTQYKKSPLSFVLKGIRGK
- a CDS encoding DUF948 domain-containing protein, whose product is MTGGEIAALIAAVAFAALVVFLIIVLLKVSKVIGEVQTTVNEANKSISILTKDADSLLIEVEGLLNKSNATLDDVNGKLGKTDPVFKAIGDLGATVSSLNDSTRNLTTHVTGATKKTAQAGMVSKMGKTAVNMNKKRKNKKEHV
- a CDS encoding YtxH domain-containing protein, producing the protein MAKKCGFLLGAIIGAATAGVTALLYAPKSGKELREELNQQTTDAKSSAKEYADIAKEKGKEVKTVAKDASDEIKISLKESASQIKEQLTRASKDVGEELNSLKKSTTDIAQELKEIAAETAEDINVTAKDTLEEVKSTTKESKEDIESSTMDFDNDQEKVEEDFDYSTTNINSEQTEEDGKKD